A genome region from Rhodopseudomonas boonkerdii includes the following:
- a CDS encoding sugar kinase, with amino-acid sequence MTDQPKHVLCIGLPVRDLTFAVESVPGRGQKFPSQRFAQIIGGNALNAAIGVNRLGGKAAMTGPMGDKNETADQFLFDDLAKEGIDTEHLVHMPGLVTPISAVMIDPSGERTIVTFRDPELWKVKLPAHDVLLKGCDAILVESRCAGFATDLCIEARHRGIPVVVDIDSTISQHEGLLTASSHLIFSDDALQSTAGIADNLKALQKLATLTHSFLAVTRGPRGTLWLDEQGHPRETPAFPVHVVDTLGAGDIFHGAFALEFASGKSVPEALRFASAAAALKCTRYGGAFACPQRAEVEQLLRESKVGALG; translated from the coding sequence ATGACTGACCAGCCCAAACACGTGTTGTGTATCGGCCTCCCGGTACGCGACCTGACCTTTGCCGTAGAATCGGTCCCCGGGCGCGGTCAGAAATTTCCGTCCCAGCGCTTTGCGCAGATCATCGGCGGCAACGCGCTGAATGCTGCGATCGGCGTTAACAGGCTCGGCGGCAAGGCCGCAATGACAGGGCCGATGGGCGACAAAAACGAAACCGCAGACCAGTTCCTGTTCGACGATCTCGCAAAGGAGGGAATCGATACGGAGCATCTCGTCCATATGCCGGGGCTGGTGACGCCGATCTCGGCGGTCATGATCGACCCCTCGGGCGAGCGCACCATCGTCACCTTCCGCGATCCCGAATTGTGGAAAGTGAAGCTGCCCGCTCATGACGTGCTGCTGAAAGGCTGCGATGCCATTCTGGTGGAAAGCCGCTGCGCCGGCTTCGCCACCGATCTCTGCATCGAGGCACGCCATCGCGGTATTCCCGTTGTCGTCGATATCGACAGCACGATCTCGCAGCACGAAGGGCTGCTCACGGCGTCATCGCATCTGATCTTCTCCGACGACGCCCTGCAATCCACCGCCGGCATCGCCGACAATCTGAAGGCCCTGCAGAAGCTGGCAACGCTGACGCATTCTTTCCTTGCGGTCACACGCGGCCCCCGGGGCACGCTGTGGCTCGACGAACAGGGGCACCCCAGGGAAACCCCTGCCTTTCCGGTCCATGTGGTCGATACGCTGGGTGCAGGAGATATTTTCCACGGCGCCTTCGCGCTGGAATTTGCCAGTGGAAAATCGGTACCAGAGGCACTCCGTTTCGCGTCAGCAGCGGCAGCACTGAAATGCACGCGCTACGGCGGCGCCTTTGCCTGCCCACAACGTGCTGAAGTTGAACAGCTTTTACGGGAATCGAAGGTGGGCGCCCTGGGCTGA
- a CDS encoding Lrp/AsnC family transcriptional regulator — protein MTDVADQSTESTRRLDAIDRKILTVLQEDASLSVAEIGDRVGLSSTPCWKRIQRLEADGVILRRVALVDQNKIGLGISVFVSVESADHSDAWLKKFADAVSAMPEVMEFYRMAGDVDYMLRVVVADMQSYDIFYKKLISAVALKNVTSRFAMEKIKSVTALPVPPLPAN, from the coding sequence ATGACCGATGTCGCCGACCAATCTACCGAATCGACCCGCCGTCTCGACGCGATCGACCGCAAGATCCTGACGGTTCTTCAGGAAGACGCCTCGCTGTCCGTCGCCGAGATCGGCGACCGTGTCGGCCTGTCCTCGACGCCATGCTGGAAGCGCATCCAGCGCCTGGAAGCCGATGGCGTGATCCTGCGCCGGGTGGCGCTGGTCGATCAGAACAAGATCGGGCTAGGCATTTCGGTCTTCGTGTCTGTCGAGAGCGCGGACCACTCTGACGCCTGGCTGAAGAAATTCGCCGACGCTGTCAGCGCCATGCCTGAAGTAATGGAATTCTACCGGATGGCCGGCGACGTCGATTACATGCTCCGTGTCGTGGTGGCGGACATGCAGAGCTATGACATCTTCTACAAAAAGCTGATCAGCGCCGTGGCGCTGAAGAATGTGACGTCGCGTTTTGCGATGGAAAAGATCAAGTCAGTGACGGCACTGCCGGTGCCGCCGCTGCCGGCGAATTGA
- a CDS encoding phosphomannomutase/phosphoglucomutase codes for MFPKPKPLLVPNTYAYESEPMVKATGFREYDARWLFGKEINLMGVQALGMGLGALIAELGQKQEIVTGHDFRGYSASIKYALMTGLMAAGCKVHDIGLAVTPMAYFAQFDLDVPCVAMVTASHNDNGWTGVKMGANKPLTFGPDEMTRLKEIVLNAEFKNKAGGSYHFHENYPARYIADLTNRPKLKRKLKVVAACGNGTAGAFAPQVLEAIGCEVIPLDTELDHTFPKYNPNPEDMEMLHAIRDAVLAHKADVGLGFDGDGDRCGVVDNTGEEIFADKVGVMLARDMSAVHRNAEFVVDVKSTGLFITDPVLQQQNAKTTYWKTGHSYMKRRTHELNALAGFEKSGHFFFNAPVGRGYDDGLVSAIAICEMLDRAPGKTMADLKEALPKTWSSPTMSPHCDDEKKYGVVEAVVKHFEGARTKGDKVAGQPIRDLVTVNGVRVTCEDGSWGLVRASSNKPELVVVVESPVSKQRMHDMFDAINLVLKTHPEVGAYNQTI; via the coding sequence ATGTTTCCGAAGCCGAAACCCTTGCTCGTGCCGAATACCTACGCTTACGAATCCGAGCCGATGGTGAAGGCTACGGGCTTTCGCGAGTATGACGCACGCTGGCTGTTCGGCAAGGAAATCAACCTGATGGGCGTGCAGGCGCTGGGCATGGGGCTTGGCGCGCTGATCGCAGAGCTCGGCCAGAAGCAGGAGATTGTCACCGGCCACGATTTTCGCGGTTATTCCGCTTCGATCAAATACGCGCTGATGACAGGTCTGATGGCGGCCGGATGTAAGGTTCATGACATCGGCCTGGCGGTCACACCGATGGCTTATTTTGCGCAATTCGATCTGGATGTGCCTTGCGTTGCGATGGTGACGGCCTCGCATAACGACAATGGTTGGACCGGCGTGAAAATGGGCGCCAACAAGCCGCTTACTTTCGGTCCCGATGAAATGACACGATTGAAAGAGATCGTGCTCAACGCCGAGTTCAAGAACAAGGCTGGTGGTTCCTACCACTTTCACGAAAACTATCCGGCGCGCTACATCGCCGATCTCACCAACCGTCCGAAGCTGAAGCGCAAGCTGAAGGTCGTCGCTGCCTGTGGTAATGGCACCGCCGGCGCCTTCGCGCCACAGGTGCTGGAAGCGATCGGTTGCGAGGTGATTCCGCTCGACACCGAGCTCGATCACACCTTTCCGAAATACAATCCGAATCCGGAAGACATGGAGATGCTGCACGCGATTCGCGATGCGGTGCTCGCACACAAGGCTGATGTCGGCCTTGGTTTCGATGGCGACGGCGATCGCTGCGGTGTCGTCGACAACACCGGTGAGGAAATTTTCGCCGACAAGGTCGGCGTGATGCTCGCGCGCGACATGTCGGCGGTTCACCGGAATGCGGAATTCGTCGTCGATGTGAAGTCGACGGGTCTGTTCATCACCGATCCGGTGCTGCAGCAACAGAACGCGAAGACGACCTACTGGAAAACCGGCCACTCCTACATGAAGCGCCGTACCCATGAATTGAATGCGCTCGCGGGATTCGAGAAGTCTGGCCACTTCTTCTTCAATGCGCCGGTCGGCCGTGGCTATGACGATGGCCTCGTCTCGGCCATCGCGATTTGCGAAATGCTGGATCGCGCGCCGGGCAAGACCATGGCCGATCTCAAGGAGGCGCTGCCGAAGACCTGGTCGTCGCCGACCATGTCGCCGCACTGCGATGACGAAAAGAAGTATGGCGTCGTGGAAGCCGTTGTGAAGCATTTCGAGGGCGCGCGGACAAAAGGCGACAAGGTCGCCGGCCAGCCGATCCGCGATCTCGTCACGGTGAACGGCGTGCGTGTAACTTGCGAGGACGGCAGTTGGGGTCTCGTGCGTGCCTCGTCGAACAAGCCGGAGCTGGTTGTCGTGGTCGAGAGTCCGGTGTCGAAGCAGCGCATGCACGACATGTTCGATGCGATCAATCTCGTGCTGAAAACGCATCCGGAAGTCGGTGCGTATAACCAGACGATTTGA
- a CDS encoding TIGR02281 family clan AA aspartic protease — translation MFLAAVLIGLGTVMAQVADRMTSTPAMARTENAPTRLAALSAPQAGTRSLAISRDARGHFQTEARIDGQRIDFMVDTGASVIALNEKSAARFGLRPSRAEYNATVTTANGTLKAARAKLPMVQVGEITVRDVDAMVLPDEALSENLLGLSFLSRLKRFEYSNGQMVLEQ, via the coding sequence ATGTTTCTCGCGGCGGTGCTGATCGGTCTCGGCACCGTGATGGCACAGGTCGCCGACAGGATGACCTCGACGCCGGCGATGGCCCGCACCGAAAACGCACCGACCAGACTTGCAGCTCTGAGCGCCCCGCAGGCGGGGACCCGGAGTCTTGCGATTTCCCGTGATGCCCGCGGTCATTTCCAGACCGAAGCACGCATCGACGGCCAGCGCATTGACTTCATGGTCGATACCGGTGCCTCGGTGATCGCGCTCAACGAAAAGTCTGCGGCGCGCTTTGGACTTCGTCCGTCGCGCGCCGAATATAACGCCACGGTGACAACCGCGAATGGCACGTTGAAAGCGGCGCGTGCAAAATTGCCGATGGTGCAGGTCGGAGAAATTACCGTGCGCGATGTGGACGCCATGGTGCTGCCAGATGAAGCTCTGTCAGAGAATCTGCTCGGATTGTCGTTTCTTTCCAGGTTGAAGCGATTCGAATATTCGAACGGCCAAATGGTGCTCGAGCAGTAG